In Lactiplantibacillus pentosus, the sequence TGAAATTGTGATGGTTGGTATTGTCGCTTTTTGGGATATTAAGCCAGGCTATTCATGCTAAGGAATGATTGAATATTCAGACGATTGTCACTAAAACCAAGTCGATTCATCGTCAGTAACCAAGTGGAGGTCATAATGAAGAAAGACCGGCATTACAAACTAGGTGACAATTTCATTAAGATGGCGCCTGATCAGTTGATTAAGTTAAATCGGTGGTTGTTAGTGCTATTTATGGCGATCGAGGTCGTGACATGGTTGGCACGTCGCGGGTCACATAACGTCATGGTGATTACGCTGCCGTTGTTCTGTTGTGCTGTCATCATTTACCCCATCATGCGTTGGGTCAAGTGGCGCAAAACGACGTCGAAAAGCCATTTTCATTTTTCTAAAGATGATTTTTCAGGGGGTGAGGTGCTCGCTTTTTACATTGCGACATTTTTGACTGTTTATCCATTAACTGTCTATTTAGAAGCGTTGGCCAATCTCACACTTGTCTGGCTGTTATTTCATAAATTTTTCCAGTATAAGTTGGACCGGTTATCTACCTACCGAATGTTGGGATTAATTTTGATGCTGCTGACGATACAAGTAGTCTTTGCGCTCGTTTTTGGACCAGCATATCTCTGATCAATTCATATAAGCTGTTGCCAAGTGCAGCGGCTTTTTGTCGTTCATAAATCCGCCCCCAATCACTACTTAACGCAAAATGACCCCCATTCAGCCAGCTTCTTTTCCGAAAACTTGCGTCCCATGGTAAAATCAACTAAGATAACAAAAGTCGAAAAGGGGTTATTACATGCGGATTTTTGATTCTCATACCCATTTAAATAGCGAAGAATTTATCCAGGAAGTGCCACGTTACTTGCAACAGGCGGCTGACCTTGACGTGACGCGGATGGCAATCGTTGGTTCGAATACACAACTGAACGCCGATGCGATTAAACTGGCGGAGACCTATCCACAGCTCGTCGCCATCGTGGGCTGGCATCCAGAAGATTCCAAGAATTATGATCAGGCAGCGGAAAAAGTCTTGATTGACCAGCTACAACAGCCAAAAGTCGTTGCGTTGGGCGAGATTGGCCTAGACTATCATTGGGATACGTCGCCACAAGACGTGCAACGAAAGGTGTTTGCACGTCAAGTCGCGATTGCCAAAGACATGCAACTACCGATTTCTGTGCATAACCGGGATGCTTTCGAAGATACGTACAAGATTTTGAAGGCGGCTGACATTCGTGATACGGGTGGTGTCATGCATAGTTTTAATGGTGATCCGGAATGGCTGAAACGATTCTTGGATTTAGGCATGCACATCTCTTACAGTGGGGTGGCGTCCTTCAAGAATGCCCATGAAGTCCACGAATCTGTCAAACAGACGCCTTTGGATTCAATGCTAGTCGAGACGGATGCCCCTTATTTAACGCCGGAACCATACCGTGGCAAGCAGAACGAACCCGGGTACACGCGCTATGTGGTTGAAGCGATTGCCAAGTTACGTGAAATGACGCCGGAAGCCATTGCGGCGCAAACTTATCAAAATGCAGAGGAATTTTTTAAGATTGAAGAAGATTAAAGAAGTAATCGTCGTCGAAGGCAAGGATGACACGAAACGTCTGGCCCTCGCCGTTGATGCAGATACATTGGAAACGAATGGCTCAGCCATCTCAGAAGCGACGTTGGCCCAGATTAAGACGTTACAGGCAAGCCGGGGCGTGATCGTGTTTACCGACCCAGATTTTTCAGGGGAGCGGATTCGCAAGACGATTTCGGCGGCCGTTCCGGGGGTCAAACACGCCTTTTTGCCGCGTAAAGCGGGAGTCCCAACTAAGGCGGGTGGCAGTCTGGGCGTGGAACATGCGAGTCCAGCGGCAATTCAAGCCGCACTTGCCCATTTGTATACCGAACAAGTCGATGAGGCTCAACCGTTGATCACGCAACATGACCTGATTCAGGCCGGTTTGTTGGCGGGCCCGACTGCCCGTAAACGGCGTGAACAACTCGGCGAGCGGCTCGGTATTGGCTACGTGAATGGGAAGCAATTACCCAAACGCCTGCAACTATTTCAGATTCAGCCCGCTGATTTTTGGGCGGCGGTGGATCAACTGACGACAGAGGAGTAACTATGAGTAGAGATTTAGATATTGCTAATCCCGCCCGCACGCGGGCCATTATGCACACGTACGGCTTACAAGTTAAAAAGAGTCTGGGTCAGAACTTTTTGACTGACCAGAACGTTTTACACAATATTGTTGCGACGGCGGACATTGGTGCCAATGATAATGTGATTGAAATCGGCCCGGGGATCGGGGCGTTGACTGAATATTTGGCCCGTGCAGCCCACCATGTCTTGGCGTTTGAAATTGACGATCGGTTACTGCCAATTTTGGATGAGACACTAGCTGATTATGACAATGTAACGGTCGTTAACCAAGATATTTTGAAGGCTGACCTGGCCGCGATGATCAGTGAACATTTAGATAACGAGCGGCCGTTGAAGCTAGTCGCCAACTTACCTTATTACATTACAACGCCAATTCTGATGAACTTGTTGGCGGGCGACGTTGCTTTTGAAAACATCGTGGTCATGATGCAAAAAGAAGTCGCTGACCGGTTAGCAGCGGAACCAGGGACAAAAGCGTATGGGGCGCTGACGATTGCGGTCCAGTATCGGATGGCTGCTGAAATGGCGATGGTCGTCCCGCGGACTGTCTTCGTCCCAGCGCCGAATGTTGATTCAGCAATTGTGAAGTTGACGGCGTTACCACCACGGACCCACGTACCATTTGACGAAGCAGCCTTTTTCAAGGTGGTCAAAGCTGGGTTTGCCCATCGCCGAAAGAATTTGTGGAACAATCTGCAAAGTTTATTTGGTAAGCAACCTGACACCAAGACGGCAATTCAGCAGGCACTTGAGATTGCGGCCATTGACCCGAAAATCCGGGCAGAACGGCTAACGGTCGATGAATTTATCACGCTGACGGATGCATGTCATCAGGCTGATTTACTCTAGATTGTTCTGTTATAAAATGGTTGCACATTAGAAAACCTTGTGATATAATATTGACTTTTTTGTGAAAAGCTAGTATAGTGTCTTTCATGAGGAGGATTCTCAATGCCAATTTCACTAGCTGCAATTAAAGATAAACTTGACTCACGGATCGGCCAACGCATGAAGGTCGTTGCCCAGGCCGGCCGCAAGAAGACAACTGAACGCCACGGTGTGTTAAAAGAAACTTACCGTTCCGTATTTGTTGTAGATTTAGATCAACAAGAAAACGCATTTGAACGGGTCTCCTACAGTTATACCGATGTTCTGACAAAGAACGTTCAAATCGCTTTTGACGATGAAACAACTGAAGCTTAATTCGCGTCTCGTGAATTCTCAATATTAAGACCCCCAGCAAGGTCTTTTTATTTTGCCTTGATATTAGTATAATTGTATCAAAGTAAGTCAGCGACCCCGGGTAATCGCGGTCATGGAAGAGGGTGAGACGCGTGCAAATCGTTGAAAAAGCACCAGCCAAGATTAATTTAGGGCTGGATACCTTATTTGAGCATTCAAATGGTGACAAAGAGTGGAATATGGTGATGACGTCGGTTGATTTGGCCGACTACGTGATGTTGGAATCCTTGAATTCGAATCGAATCGAGGTCGTCACCGATAGTGGCTTTTTACCGAATGATCGCCGTAACTTAGCTTTTCAAGCGGTGAGTGTGTTGAAACGGTATTGTCACGTTGATTGGGGTGTGCGAATCAAAATCAGAAAGGCCATTCCAGTAGCGGCTGGTTTGGGTGGCGGCTCATCGGACGCTGCGGCAGTTCTGCGCGGGTTGAACCGCATGTGGTCGTTAGGATTAGACTTAGCGACGTTAGCACGGCTAGGATTGCAGGTCGATTCGGACGTGCCGTATTGTGTCTACAGTCAGACGGCGCACGTCACTGGCAAGGGTGAAGTCGTGACGCCGTTGCCTAAATTACCGCCGATGTGGATTGTCTTAGCAAAGCCAAAAATCAGCGTTTCCACGCCGAATATCTTACGGCAAGTCAATTATGACCGAATCGCAGCGCATCCCCATATTGATGGACTGCTATCAGGCATTCGCAACCAAGACTTTGAGGCGATCTTTGCCAATATGGGCAACGTGTTGGAGCCGATTACGGCCAAGCGCTATCCAGAGATTTTGCAAATCAAGCAGCAGTTATTGACGTTTGGGGCGGACGCCGCTCAAATGAGTGGCACGGGTCCAACGGTGTTCGGCGTCTGCCGAAAGCAGTCACGGGCACAGCGCGTTTATAACTCGCTTAAGGGCTTTTGTCGTGAGGTTTATTTGGTTAGACCGGTGAATTTGACGGAAAGAGTGTGAGGGGCCGCGGGTTGAAGTCGAGCATTGCCTAGCTAGCGGATTAATGCGGTTTGTGCATTGGTCCGCTAGCGTAGCAAGCACAAGCTTCAGCGGCCCTGAGCACGTTTAAAAGAGTGTGAAGTCGAACGGTTTGGGTCGAGGATTAGCCTAGCCCCGGCGTTAAGCGGTGGGTTATCCGCTTGGCGTCGGGGCGTAGCTAACCGGAGACCCAGTTCGGCTGAACACGTTTCGACAATGCGGCAGGAGTGGGTGGCAGTCGCACAAAGGCAAAAGGGTTATCCGCTGAGCACCGGGGATTAATTGGCGTCCTAGTTTTACCGAACACGCTTCAACAATGTAGCAGTGGATGCCGCCCCGTATTATGGTTAATCCCAAACGCCCTATTCAGCCACCCACCGCGACCAATATGTCCCAAACCGATCACGAACAATCATAATTTGAGCAATTTTCAAAGCAATTTTGGCTGGATTATGCTTAAATAAAAGGTAACGGAGGTGTTGGGATGAAGCAGTCGACGAAATTCGGATTAAAGCTAGCAGGTGTCGTGGGTGCCGCAACCTATGCAGGAACGTTGTTTGGCGGGTTAGTGGCGTACAAGTTTGCCATGCATGTGAGTGATGCTCAGAAGCAGAAAGGGCAGGAACGGTCACATGCTGAAAATACGGAGATTGAAAATTTCTGGTATTTGAAACAACCGAAGCAACAGTGGATGATTCAGTCATTTGACGGCCTTAACTTAGCGGCAACTTATATTCCTAACCCTAAAACGGTGGGACGGCTGGCGATTTTAGCGCACGGCCTTGGACATTCACGAGAACAGATGATTCCGTATGCGCGGATTTTCATGAGCCTGGGTTATGATGTGCTGATGCCGGACGCACGGGCATTTGGCGACAGTCAGGGCCACACGATTGGTTATGGCTGGTTGGATCGGTTAGATTATGAACGATGGATCACGATGGCGCTCAACCAGTTAGGCCTCGATATTGATATTGTGTTGATGGGGATCTCGATGGGCGCGGCCACGGTGATGGCGACCAGCGGGGAACCGTTGCCCGCTAACGTCAAAGCCATCGTTGAGGATAGTGGTTATGCGGATTTGTACGATGAAGCCAAGTTTCGGCTAACCCACAAATTCCATCTACCGGCTTATCCAATCATGCCGGTCGCAAATCAGTTGGCACACGTGCGCGCGGGTTATGGCTTCAAAGACGGCCGCATTTTACAGCAAGTATTGACGAGTGGTTTGCCAATCTTGATGATTCATGGGTCCAAGGACCAGACCGTTCCCGTCCGAAACGCCCACGCGTTGTATAACCAGTTGCCACAACAAAAAGGGTTGTATATCGACCCGGATGCGGGCCACGTGGAAGCAATTCGCACGCATCCTGACCGCTACCAAGCCGTTGTTGATGAATTCTTGCGAGAACAAGTTGGCTTGAGTTAGCGTGAGGACTTTTAATTGAATAATGATGACCAGACCTTGCTCAGAATAGCTAGGTCTTTTTATTTTGAAAAAATGTGGTGGGCGTCAGTTGCGAATTAAGCTTGAAGCTGCGGTGATGAATCCGCTTTCTAGGCAGTTGAAATAGTACCAGTGGCCCTATTGACAAATAATGGCTTTCAGGTAAACTAAAATAGTAATCATTACGATTTACTTTAATTGAGAAAGTTGGGGTAGTGTTATGACGGAACCGTTAATTGCCGTCCAACACCTTGGAATTAGTTTTCCAAACAACCAGGTGTTTAAAGATTTAGATTTTAAAATTGAACAAGGCGACTTTTTGACCGTGATTGGCGAGAATGGGGTCGGCAAGACCACCCTGATTCGGGCATTGCTCGGCATGTTGAAACCAACGGCGGGACAAATCACCTATTATCCGAATAAAAAAGCCATCAAGATTGGCTACGTGCCCCAATTTCGTAATTTGGACCAAGAATATCCACTAACGATTGAGGATTTTGTCGGCCTGAATTTGAAAGGGTGGCAGCCATGGCTGTCGAAGGCCGAACATCGCCAAGTAACAACGGCGTTAGCAGTCACCAACCTTAAAAAGTTGCGCCACCGCCCACTCGGTATGGCTTCTGGTGGTGAAAAGCAGCGGGCCTATCTCGCCCAAGCCATCGTCCAGGAACCACAACTCTTGATTTTGGACGAATCGACCGCCAGTCTCGATAACGAAATGAAGTACGAACTCTTAGACCTAGTCCAGAATTTAAACCAGACGAGTCACATTACGGTCTTCTTTGTCACGCACGACTTACCATTAGCGAAGCAGTATGCCAAACATTATTTGGCGCTCAAACCGGGCCAGCAACAGTTTGGCAACATCGCTGATATGTCGGTCGAACAGCTCAAGGAGGTCACGAATGTCAATGTTTAGTTTAGTCTTCATGCGTAACGCCTACTTGGCTGGGACATTTATTGCGATTATTTGTGGGACGATCGGGGTCTTTGTGATTGCCCGAAACCTATCATTCTTAACCCACACGCTGTCTGAAATCGGCTTTGCCGGAGCGGCTTTCGGGATTTTCATGGGCTGGACGGCACTGAGTGGGATGCTGATTTTTACCGTCATCAGCTCGGTCATCGTGGGGCAGATGAGTGTGAAACAATCACGGCGCGAAGCCTCGATTTCTGCGATTTCCGCACTGTTTATCGGTTTAGGCATCCTATTCCTGTCGCTATCTAATCAGACCTCGAGCTATGCGACGAGCATTCTATTTGGGAGTGTGATTGGGATTGCCAGCGCGGATGTCATCCGGGTCGCAATCTTGTCGGCCATTGTCTTACTCGTGATGTTGGGCTTGTACCGGCCACTCAAATTTGATTCATTCGATGCGATTGGTGCCCGGGTGAGCGGCTTATGGACGACTGGCATCTCAGTGGTCTTCTTAGTTCTCGTTGCAATGAGTGTCAGCGTTGCCGCTCAAATCGTGGGGTCACTGCTGATTTTCATCCTATTGACGTTACCCGCTGCGGCGGCGCGTTACTTCGTGCACACCGTCAGCAAGATGATCTTCCTCGCAATCAGTTTTGCACTGATTGGCGTCTGGTTGGGCTTGTACTTAAGTTACATCACGAACCTGCCCGTCAGCTTCTTCATCGCGGCCATCGAATGCTTGTTCTACTTTGCTGCGCTGGTCTATCAGCGGCTCCGGGTCGGAAGCTAGTTGGGTTGTTCTTGTTCGGTGATATGATGTTAAAAATGGGTGACTTGCGGAATTTAAGCAGGTCGCTGTGATACGTTAAAATGTTACTAGTCGTTTCTGGAATTCATTGGGAATTTGGGGGCGACTAGTTTTTTGTTTGTGTTGCAACTTCCCGTTTGTGATAGGAGAGTAATGAAAGTGTTTACAAGATATAATGATTTGGATTTGTTAGAATTGTTCTGGTCAGAATCAGAAAGCTTAACGGGCGAAATAGATGATGGAGAAGTTTTATACAGAAGAGAAATAAGTGATTTCAAATTGACGTTGTTCATATACACGTATGAAATGAAATGTAATATTTTTTTGAGCTACAAAGATGAGAACATACTGTCCATTGAGTTAGACAATATTTCCGAATTGAAAAGAAACGAAAACCAACTATATTTTTATCGTAATGGAAGTGTAAAATTGTCTGTGATTTTTGGAAAGATTTTTTCGATAGATCTTCAAGATGAATAAATCCGGCAAAGGAATTATTTGAAAATGCTTGGATAACTACAAAACAGTATCAGCAATTCCTGAGTATTGATGAAAGATTAGATGATATGAGTAAGAATAAGGCACTTTGGTGTGAAGAAGCACTTAAAGATACTAGTGAGTGGAACAAATGTAGGAAAGCTGGAGCAAAACTGCTAGCATCTTTGGAGGACGGACGCTCAACCTATTCTTAAACAATGATCTAGTTAATCAAGGCCTGGCAAATTCCGATTGAATACTGAGAATCCAATACGCCTGTTGGCTCCAAGTGCTTTGAATAATTCGAAGGACAGTGATGGTTCGGAAGCGTATCGATTGGTACCAGAATTAAAACATAAGTAAGCTAGTTTGGAGATTACTGAAAGCTAGTCTTACAGTTGAATATCAAATGACCGTTGACTAAGGAACAACGATCAATTTATCAAAAGTTGAGTCCGCAAGTGTCTGCCTTTCGAATACCATCCAGGCTGGAAGGTGTTTCTGACAATGCTCAGCGATGAAATTTCACTTAGCAAGCGTTGTGTGCTTGGTTAGTGAAAGACCAGTATTTAAGACGTGGGTTCTCGGCTTAAATCTGTGTCCATCGCGTTCCAGCGTTGTCAGAAATGCCTGGAGGCCGGTATAGGACGTTTCTATCGCTGAAAGTTTACGTAAACTCGAGCCGTTTCCAGCGGGCCTCAGCTGGCTGCTTTTGAACTTAAGAACGATCACGCCATTAAGTCGCCCAAACTTATTGTTCTCGAATTCGCCAAATCTGAGCTGTACAGACAAGATAATTGGCAATCTTATTAAGAAATTCCGATGGTTTAGTAAAAAAGTGTTAAAAAGTTAGCCTATTTCCGAACGTTTGTGTTATCATTTTGCATAGACTTTAAAAATGATGATTTAGGTTGAGGTGGAAGATATGAAAGTACGTAGAAGCGAACGTTTGATTGATATGACGCGTTATTTGTTGGAACGTCCCCATACATTAGTTTCATTGACATACTTCGCGGAACGGTACGCATCCGCAAAGTCGTCGATCAGTGAAGATTTAACGATCTTAAAGAAGGTTTTTCAGGCCCGGGGAACAGGAATCTTGGAGACCATTCCCGGTGCTGCTGGGGGCGCCCGCTTCATCCCATATATTTTAAAGGAAGAAGCGCAGACATTTATTGAAGAAATGACGACTAAGGTGGCAGACAAGAGCCGGGTCTTACCTGGGGGTTACGTCTACTTGTCAGATATTTTGGGACAACCCGATATTTTACGCCAAGTTGGCCGGGTCATTGCGACTCAATATTTGAATCAAAAGATCGATGCCGTGATGACGGTGGCAACCAAGGGAATCCCGATTGCACAAAGTGTCGCAACTTATCTCAACGTGCCATTCGTCATCGTGCGTAATGACTCCAAGATTACCGAAGGCTCCACAGTGAGCGTGAACTATGTCTCTGGTTCTTCAGAACGAATCAAGAAAATGGAACTTTCTAAGCGGAGTTTGACGGAAGGTGCCAACGTGCTCATCGTGGATGATTTCATGAAGGGCGGCGGCACGATCAACGGGATGAAGACGCTGATTGAAGAATTTGACGCTAATTTGATTGGTATCACTGTTTTTGCTGAAGCAAGTTTCGTCGGCAATCGTTTAATCGATGACTACACGTCGTTATTACGAGTGACCAACGTGAGTGATAGTGACAAGGCCATCAAGGTCATTCCGGGGAATTATTTGGAAAAAGTTTTCGGTGCGGAAGCCTAGCCGAGTATGTTATCCCAAGCGTTTTTTTGATATGATTGACTTATCTGAGGACTAAGGAGAAATTTGTAATGACAACCAAAAATGCAATCATCATGGCCGCCGGTAAAGGGACCCGGATGAAATCCAAGCTAGTCAAAGTTTTACATCAGGTATGTGGTAAATCAATGGTCGACCACGTCTTGACCCAAGTTGAAGCCACACACATGGCCAACATCGTCACGGTCGTGGGTCACGGTGCCAAAGACGTTGAAGCAGCCTTGGGCGACCGGACTGAATATGCCGTTCAAGCGGAACAACTCGGAACGGGACACGCCGTCTTACAGGCTGAACCATTGTTGAAGGACGCCGACGGGATGACGTTGATTGTTAGTGGTGATACGCCGCTATTTAAAGCTGAAACTTTTGAAGAATTATTTGAATATCATCAAGCCAAGGGTGCTGCTGGGACGATTTTGACGTCACAAGCCCCAAACCCTCAAGGCTATGGCCGGGTCGTTCGTAACCGGTTAGGCATCGTTGAAAAGATTGTTGAACAAAAAGATGCCACTAAGGAAGAACAAGAAATTCGCGAAATCAACACGGGGGTCTACTGTTTCGATAATAAGAAGCTGTTTGCCGCCTTACATCAAGTGACGAATGACAATGCGCAGGGTGAATATTACCTGACGGATGTGATTCAGATCATGAAGAACCAGGGTGACGTGGTTGCCGCTTACCAGATGGATGACTTTGACGAATCCATGGGGGTCAATACTCGCGCTGCATTGGCACAAGCAACGAAGGTCATGCAACGGCGCATCAACGAACAGCATATGGAAAATGGCGTTTCGATTATTAATCCTGAAGACACCTACATCGATGCTGGCGTTAAGATTGGTGCGGATACCATCGTGGAACCAGGTGTCTTGATTAAAGGCAAGACGACGATTGGTGAAGATTGCTTTATCGGCGCTCATTCTGAGATTCATGATATGGTCATCGAAGATCGGGTTCGGGTTACGGCCTCCTTCCTCGAAGATTCGATCATGCATGCTGATAGTAATATCGGCCCATACAGTCATTTACGGCCACAAGCTGAAATCGGCGAACACGTACATTTAGGGAACTTTGTTGAAGTTAAAAAGGCCCAAATCGGTGCACGGACTAAGGTCGGTCATTTGACCTATGTGGGTGATGCAACGTTAGGTCAAGATATTAACGTTGGTTGTGGGGTCGTCTTCGTCAACTACGATGGCGTCAACAAGCATCATACCAATGTCGGCGACTCAGCTTTCATTGGTAGCAATTCCAACATCATTGCGCCGGTCGAAGTGGCGGACCATTCATTTATCGCGGCCGGTTCGACGATCACCGACGATGTCAACTTCCATGACATGGCGATTGCCCGGGCCCGTCAGACCAACAAGCCGGACTTCTGGGGCCGGTTACCACACGAACCAGAAAACATGTAATATCACGACTAGCTGTAGCGGTGAGGGGTAAGCCCTGACGCAAACGGTGGTCGAAATAAATTTATTGATATCGATAGTAAGAGTCATTCACACGATGGTGCTTGAATGGCTCTTTTTCGTATAAAAATATTGATGGTGAGTGCGTGTCCATTTCTCGTAAAAGTTGGTATAATTAGCGTGGAAACGTGATACGAGCGTGATTTGGAGGCGAAGGAATGCAAATGAAACGGTGGTTGCGGGGACTCATCTGTGGGCTGGTGCTACTCGGTGGCTTGAACTGGGCGGTGACTGCTCAAGCGACGTCGCTTAAACATGAACGGGCGGCGGTCAAACGGCTGGTGAAGCGCGACTTACAGCCACTGGGCGGCCGGTGGTCAGTTAAAGTGACTCGTTTAGGCCAGAAACGGCGACTGACGGTGAGAACTGGTAATCAACGGGTAACACGGCAACGGTCTGCAAGCACGATCAAAGTCTTCGTGATGCTCACGATTTATCGGCAGGTACAACAGAAAAAGTTGCGGCTAACGCAACAGGATCGGCGTGACTTGCAGTTGATGATTCACAATTCAGATAACGCCGCGGCGAATCGTTTGATCGACCGCGCCGGCGGGTTCAAACCAATCAATAAAACGATTAAGCAGTTCAAATTTCGGCACACGGTACTACAACGACACATGTTAGACACGGCTGCACTTGAACAGGGTCGTGATAATTACACTTCAGTCGGTGACTTGACGCGTTTTTTGACCCGCGTTTACCGGCACAAGTTGTTAGGCAAGACTTATGATAAGCAGATGCTGACGCTATTGAAGGGCTGCCGTAATCACAGTAAGCTGCCCGCCTTAGTCAAGCATGCGACTGTCTATAACAAGACCGGTGAGTATCCGGATAAGGGCGTTCAAAATGATGCGGCGATTTTTAAAACCAAGTATGGGACGTATAGTATCGTCGTTATGGCGCAAAATGGCCAACAAGAACAACAATATCAGGGCATGCAGCGCCTGGGTCGAGATGTCGTTAACTATCTGGACCACCATCGATAATCGGTGCATCAATTGGGCCTGAGTTATTATCGAGAACTAGTTGTTTCTATCAACTATAGCTGATAGCGGTACCATTTCGGCTTCATGAGGTACTGAAGGGCTAGAAATGGCGCTCACGAAACTTTAATCTTTAGTTGTGAAGGGGCGTCAATCGGCGAAAGTCGTGCTTCCAGCCCAGTCTCACGCATTTT encodes:
- a CDS encoding TatD family hydrolase, which codes for MRIFDSHTHLNSEEFIQEVPRYLQQAADLDVTRMAIVGSNTQLNADAIKLAETYPQLVAIVGWHPEDSKNYDQAAEKVLIDQLQQPKVVALGEIGLDYHWDTSPQDVQRKVFARQVAIAKDMQLPISVHNRDAFEDTYKILKAADIRDTGGVMHSFNGDPEWLKRFLDLGMHISYSGVASFKNAHEVHESVKQTPLDSMLVETDAPYLTPEPYRGKQNEPGYTRYVVEAIAKLREMTPEAIAAQTYQNAEEFFKIEED
- the rnmV gene encoding ribonuclease M5 — translated: MKKIKEVIVVEGKDDTKRLALAVDADTLETNGSAISEATLAQIKTLQASRGVIVFTDPDFSGERIRKTISAAVPGVKHAFLPRKAGVPTKAGGSLGVEHASPAAIQAALAHLYTEQVDEAQPLITQHDLIQAGLLAGPTARKRREQLGERLGIGYVNGKQLPKRLQLFQIQPADFWAAVDQLTTEE
- the rsmA gene encoding 16S rRNA (adenine(1518)-N(6)/adenine(1519)-N(6))-dimethyltransferase RsmA; this translates as MSRDLDIANPARTRAIMHTYGLQVKKSLGQNFLTDQNVLHNIVATADIGANDNVIEIGPGIGALTEYLARAAHHVLAFEIDDRLLPILDETLADYDNVTVVNQDILKADLAAMISEHLDNERPLKLVANLPYYITTPILMNLLAGDVAFENIVVMMQKEVADRLAAEPGTKAYGALTIAVQYRMAAEMAMVVPRTVFVPAPNVDSAIVKLTALPPRTHVPFDEAAFFKVVKAGFAHRRKNLWNNLQSLFGKQPDTKTAIQQALEIAAIDPKIRAERLTVDEFITLTDACHQADLL
- a CDS encoding Veg family protein, producing the protein MPISLAAIKDKLDSRIGQRMKVVAQAGRKKTTERHGVLKETYRSVFVVDLDQQENAFERVSYSYTDVLTKNVQIAFDDETTEA
- the ispE gene encoding 4-(cytidine 5'-diphospho)-2-C-methyl-D-erythritol kinase, coding for MQIVEKAPAKINLGLDTLFEHSNGDKEWNMVMTSVDLADYVMLESLNSNRIEVVTDSGFLPNDRRNLAFQAVSVLKRYCHVDWGVRIKIRKAIPVAAGLGGGSSDAAAVLRGLNRMWSLGLDLATLARLGLQVDSDVPYCVYSQTAHVTGKGEVVTPLPKLPPMWIVLAKPKISVSTPNILRQVNYDRIAAHPHIDGLLSGIRNQDFEAIFANMGNVLEPITAKRYPEILQIKQQLLTFGADAAQMSGTGPTVFGVCRKQSRAQRVYNSLKGFCREVYLVRPVNLTERV
- a CDS encoding alpha/beta hydrolase; protein product: MKQSTKFGLKLAGVVGAATYAGTLFGGLVAYKFAMHVSDAQKQKGQERSHAENTEIENFWYLKQPKQQWMIQSFDGLNLAATYIPNPKTVGRLAILAHGLGHSREQMIPYARIFMSLGYDVLMPDARAFGDSQGHTIGYGWLDRLDYERWITMALNQLGLDIDIVLMGISMGAATVMATSGEPLPANVKAIVEDSGYADLYDEAKFRLTHKFHLPAYPIMPVANQLAHVRAGYGFKDGRILQQVLTSGLPILMIHGSKDQTVPVRNAHALYNQLPQQKGLYIDPDAGHVEAIRTHPDRYQAVVDEFLREQVGLS
- a CDS encoding metal ABC transporter ATP-binding protein: MTEPLIAVQHLGISFPNNQVFKDLDFKIEQGDFLTVIGENGVGKTTLIRALLGMLKPTAGQITYYPNKKAIKIGYVPQFRNLDQEYPLTIEDFVGLNLKGWQPWLSKAEHRQVTTALAVTNLKKLRHRPLGMASGGEKQRAYLAQAIVQEPQLLILDESTASLDNEMKYELLDLVQNLNQTSHITVFFVTHDLPLAKQYAKHYLALKPGQQQFGNIADMSVEQLKEVTNVNV
- a CDS encoding metal ABC transporter permease, yielding MFSLVFMRNAYLAGTFIAIICGTIGVFVIARNLSFLTHTLSEIGFAGAAFGIFMGWTALSGMLIFTVISSVIVGQMSVKQSRREASISAISALFIGLGILFLSLSNQTSSYATSILFGSVIGIASADVIRVAILSAIVLLVMLGLYRPLKFDSFDAIGARVSGLWTTGISVVFLVLVAMSVSVAAQIVGSLLIFILLTLPAAAARYFVHTVSKMIFLAISFALIGVWLGLYLSYITNLPVSFFIAAIECLFYFAALVYQRLRVGS
- the purR gene encoding pur operon repressor, whose protein sequence is MKVRRSERLIDMTRYLLERPHTLVSLTYFAERYASAKSSISEDLTILKKVFQARGTGILETIPGAAGGARFIPYILKEEAQTFIEEMTTKVADKSRVLPGGYVYLSDILGQPDILRQVGRVIATQYLNQKIDAVMTVATKGIPIAQSVATYLNVPFVIVRNDSKITEGSTVSVNYVSGSSERIKKMELSKRSLTEGANVLIVDDFMKGGGTINGMKTLIEEFDANLIGITVFAEASFVGNRLIDDYTSLLRVTNVSDSDKAIKVIPGNYLEKVFGAEA
- the glmU gene encoding bifunctional UDP-N-acetylglucosamine diphosphorylase/glucosamine-1-phosphate N-acetyltransferase GlmU, whose product is MTTKNAIIMAAGKGTRMKSKLVKVLHQVCGKSMVDHVLTQVEATHMANIVTVVGHGAKDVEAALGDRTEYAVQAEQLGTGHAVLQAEPLLKDADGMTLIVSGDTPLFKAETFEELFEYHQAKGAAGTILTSQAPNPQGYGRVVRNRLGIVEKIVEQKDATKEEQEIREINTGVYCFDNKKLFAALHQVTNDNAQGEYYLTDVIQIMKNQGDVVAAYQMDDFDESMGVNTRAALAQATKVMQRRINEQHMENGVSIINPEDTYIDAGVKIGADTIVEPGVLIKGKTTIGEDCFIGAHSEIHDMVIEDRVRVTASFLEDSIMHADSNIGPYSHLRPQAEIGEHVHLGNFVEVKKAQIGARTKVGHLTYVGDATLGQDINVGCGVVFVNYDGVNKHHTNVGDSAFIGSNSNIIAPVEVADHSFIAAGSTITDDVNFHDMAIARARQTNKPDFWGRLPHEPENM